The following proteins are encoded in a genomic region of Rutidosis leptorrhynchoides isolate AG116_Rl617_1_P2 unplaced genomic scaffold, CSIRO_AGI_Rlap_v1 contig206, whole genome shotgun sequence:
- the LOC139881889 gene encoding probable strigolactone esterase DAD2, whose translation MGNSLLEALNVRVVGSGEKILVLAHGFGTDQSAWQRIWPYFSPSYRIIMYDLVCAGSVNPDYFDFRKYTSLDAYVDDIINILTALGVDRCYYVGHSVSAMIGLLASIRRPELFAKLVLIGASPRFLNDKDYHGGFEPGEIEKVFSAMEANYEAWVNGFAPLAVGADVPDAIREFSRTLFNMRPDITLFVSRTVFFSDFRGVLGLVKTPCCIIQTTKDHSVPASVAEYLRSHLGGRTTMETLRTEGHLPHLSAPHLLATVLRRALSR comes from the exons atgggCAATTCGCTGTTAGAAGCTCTGAACGTCCGAGTGGTCGGTTCAGGCGAGAAAATACTGGTTCTCGCTCATGGGTTCGGCACGGACCAATCGGCTTGGCAACGCATTTGGCCATATTTCTCACCAAGCTATCGAATCATCATGTACGATTTAGTTTGTGCTGGCAGTGTCAATCCCGATTACTTCGATTTCAGGAAGTACACGTCACTCGATGCTTACGTGGATGACATCATCAACATCCTCACCGCCCTCGGCGTTGACCGTTGCTACTACGTCGGACACTCTGTCTCCGCCATGATCGGCCTTCTCGCCTCCATTCGCCGCCCTGAGCTCTTCGCTAAACTCGTCCTCATCGGCGCTTCTCCGAG ATTTTTGAACGATAAAGACTACCATGGAGGATTTGAACCTGGTGAGATTGAAAAGGTGTTTTCAGCAATGGAGGCTAATTACGAGGCATGGGTCAACGGGTTCGCACCGTTAGCCGTGGGGGCTGATGTACCGGATGCAATCCGTGAATTCAGCCGCACCCTTTTCAACATGAGGCCGGATATAACTCTATTTGTATCTAGGACAGTTTTCTTTAGTGATTTTAGAGGAGTCTTAGGTCTAGTCAAAACTCCATGCTGTATCATTCAGACAACTAAGGATCATTCCGTTCCAGCATCGGTGGCCGAGTACTTACGCAGCCACCTAGGCGGTCGTACCACCATGGAGACGCTCCGGACGGAGGGTCATTTGCCACATTTGAGTGCTCCTCACTTGTTGGCTACTGTTCTGCGAAGGGCACTTTCACGGTGA